Proteins encoded in a region of the Streptomyces sp. NBC_00258 genome:
- a CDS encoding roadblock/LC7 domain-containing protein codes for MTQQGTDVSWALRDLVESIQEIRFALVASSDGKAITSYGADDPDDVDRFAAVVAGLQALAQPVAEQFPKYAGQLRLAMIEVDGGHLFVVRAGVETYLGVLAREGLDQGLLGHQMRDLARRMGELLGTTPRLEEHSG; via the coding sequence ATGACGCAACAGGGAACCGACGTGAGCTGGGCGCTCCGCGATCTGGTGGAGAGCATCCAGGAGATCCGCTTCGCCCTCGTGGCCTCCAGCGACGGCAAGGCCATCACCTCCTACGGCGCCGACGACCCCGACGACGTGGACCGTTTCGCCGCCGTGGTGGCGGGCCTGCAGGCACTGGCCCAGCCCGTGGCAGAGCAGTTCCCCAAGTACGCCGGGCAGCTTCGCCTCGCGATGATCGAGGTCGACGGCGGTCATCTCTTCGTGGTGCGCGCCGGCGTGGAGACGTACCTCGGAGTGCTCGCCAGGGAGGGGCTCGACCAGGGCCTGCTCGGCCACCAGATGAGGGACCTGGCCCGCAGGATGGGTGAGCTCCTCGGCACCACTCCGCGCCTGGAGGAGCACTCTGGATGA
- a CDS encoding ATP-binding protein → MELATPPPEARAPAAWYSWWLMPLALGAGTVAAAVAGPDSTQIPAIVSGVAATAASAISVRLLVRSQLQLRRSAGEFRNAQAEHSQQWQQHVAGLERKYAAERSTFDAQLAEQAKAYEARIAEQTQAWQEQLDRQLAAVAQLADQQLPQALERLRAGDAIDDVLPSVNQCAEVGADLQAQLRKVLRTALIGVEQEFNRSTSAEQAVISIGSRIHVLTSKLRGRLHEMQGEHGRLPSVAQGLMELDQQLGPADSLAASIGVLGGSDRPGRQWQEPQRLLSVVRGGIGRIKDFDRVQVQHLPELGVDGGMVDHLTLIFAHLLDNAARYSPPTEPVIVSGKEVPNGVGIEIQDSGKGLNEEKKQEALQSLEGVAPGPGLGGVSEDAHLGLRVVGALARRYGIRVTFADSPWLGTSVVIVVPHKYFSQLPAAVTAPAPAAEVSAAAGTGSAPAEESGQAEEPEETGDTTPGGLPRRRRRAESERPKSVAREEESTATASHAVPPDESFTGLAAFATAGREPTAGREPAAGHEPTAGRESTEHRTEESD, encoded by the coding sequence ATGGAACTTGCCACTCCGCCACCGGAGGCGCGGGCACCGGCCGCCTGGTACAGCTGGTGGCTGATGCCGCTGGCCTTAGGCGCTGGAACCGTCGCCGCCGCGGTCGCCGGACCCGACTCGACCCAGATACCCGCGATCGTCTCCGGGGTCGCGGCGACGGCTGCGAGCGCCATCTCCGTACGACTTCTCGTCCGCTCCCAGCTCCAGCTGCGCCGCAGCGCCGGCGAGTTCAGGAACGCGCAGGCCGAACACTCCCAGCAGTGGCAGCAGCACGTGGCCGGTCTGGAGCGCAAGTACGCCGCCGAACGCTCCACGTTCGACGCGCAGTTGGCCGAGCAGGCCAAGGCCTACGAGGCGCGGATCGCCGAGCAGACGCAGGCCTGGCAGGAGCAGCTCGACCGGCAGCTCGCGGCCGTCGCCCAGCTCGCCGACCAGCAACTGCCCCAGGCGCTGGAGCGGCTGCGGGCCGGTGACGCCATCGACGACGTCCTGCCCTCCGTCAACCAGTGCGCGGAGGTCGGCGCCGACCTGCAGGCCCAACTGCGCAAGGTGCTCAGGACGGCGCTCATCGGCGTGGAGCAGGAGTTCAACCGCTCCACCTCCGCCGAGCAGGCCGTCATCAGCATCGGCAGCCGTATCCACGTACTGACCAGCAAGCTGCGCGGCCGGCTCCACGAGATGCAGGGCGAACACGGCAGACTGCCCTCCGTCGCCCAGGGTCTTATGGAGCTCGACCAGCAGCTCGGCCCCGCCGACTCGCTGGCCGCGAGCATCGGCGTACTCGGCGGCTCGGACCGGCCCGGCCGCCAGTGGCAGGAGCCGCAGCGGCTGCTCAGTGTGGTGCGCGGCGGCATCGGCCGGATCAAGGACTTCGACCGCGTCCAGGTCCAGCACCTGCCCGAACTCGGCGTCGACGGCGGCATGGTGGATCACCTCACGCTGATCTTCGCCCACCTGCTGGACAACGCGGCGCGCTACTCGCCGCCCACCGAGCCGGTGATCGTCTCCGGCAAGGAGGTGCCCAACGGCGTCGGCATCGAGATCCAGGACTCCGGCAAGGGCCTGAACGAGGAGAAGAAGCAGGAGGCCCTCCAGTCGCTGGAGGGCGTCGCCCCCGGCCCAGGCCTCGGCGGGGTGTCCGAGGACGCCCACCTCGGTCTGCGCGTGGTGGGAGCCCTGGCTCGCCGGTACGGCATCAGGGTCACCTTCGCGGACTCGCCGTGGCTCGGCACCTCAGTGGTCATCGTGGTACCTCACAAGTACTTCAGCCAGTTGCCCGCCGCTGTCACGGCACCGGCTCCTGCCGCTGAGGTCTCCGCCGCGGCGGGCACCGGTTCGGCGCCGGCCGAGGAATCGGGTCAGGCCGAGGAGCCGGAGGAGACCGGGGACACCACGCCCGGCGGTCTGCCCAGGCGCCGCAGGCGAGCCGAGTCCGAGAGGCCCAAGTCGGTCGCACGGGAGGAAGAGTCCACCGCCACCGCCTCGCACGCGGTGCCCCCGGACGAGTCCTTCACCGGCCTTGCCGCCTTCGCCACGGCCGGACGTGAGCCGACCGCCGGGCGCGAGCCGGCTGCCGGACACGAGCCGACCGCCGGACGTGAGTCCACAGAGCACCGCACTGAAGAGAGCGACTAG
- a CDS encoding cytochrome P450, producing MSGVSGSPAAAPTAPGRLPLIGHGHQLARRPLEFMNALREQGSVVKILIGPTAAYVVTDPAVTRRVLVTEVDAFAKGGKIIDALRVFFGDGLATIADGDLHMKHRRLMQPMFNKSHIATRGDVMISHVRAATEAWTEGVARDTYEDMNDLTLSTFLVALFGSGLPGHVEQEFQGLMPEIMRGTIRQTILPGWVTKLPLPANRAHERRVARLRALIDQAIDHHRAQLASAEQPAPPPGCPAHQDGARTEGAASQAGLFSTLLTADDPETGPLSRQQLQDEAITLLTGAIETTGTTLAWTLYEISRNPGIERKLHAELDAVCGDRPLRQEDLGSLPYMRSVLKEAMRMYGPAWLVTRTTTRPVVLDGVPIPEGADVVYSPYVHQHDPEVYADPAAFDPGRWEPERAKSINRSSFLAFGDGRRKCIGEEFAWTELLIVLATVVQRWRLTLTSAPPRPQAIVTVKPDKLSMTPQPRVPTKAQEHEEQPAPS from the coding sequence ATGAGCGGCGTATCAGGTTCTCCCGCCGCGGCCCCGACCGCGCCCGGCCGCCTGCCCTTGATCGGACACGGACACCAACTGGCCCGACGTCCCCTGGAGTTCATGAACGCGCTGCGCGAACAGGGCAGCGTCGTGAAGATCCTGATAGGCCCCACCGCCGCCTATGTGGTCACCGACCCGGCGGTCACCCGCCGGGTGCTGGTGACGGAGGTCGACGCCTTCGCAAAGGGCGGCAAGATCATCGATGCGCTGCGGGTGTTCTTCGGCGACGGCCTCGCCACGATCGCCGACGGCGACCTGCACATGAAGCACCGGCGGCTGATGCAGCCGATGTTCAACAAGTCACACATCGCCACCCGTGGCGACGTCATGATCAGCCACGTACGGGCGGCGACCGAGGCCTGGACGGAGGGGGTCGCGCGTGACACGTACGAGGACATGAACGACCTGACCCTGTCGACGTTCCTCGTCGCGCTCTTCGGCTCCGGCCTGCCGGGACATGTCGAGCAGGAGTTCCAGGGCCTCATGCCGGAGATCATGCGCGGCACGATCCGGCAGACCATCCTGCCCGGTTGGGTCACGAAACTGCCCCTGCCCGCGAACCGTGCGCACGAGCGGCGGGTGGCCCGGCTGCGGGCCCTCATCGACCAGGCCATCGACCACCACCGGGCCCAGCTGGCGTCCGCGGAGCAGCCCGCGCCGCCGCCCGGCTGCCCCGCCCATCAGGACGGCGCGCGGACCGAGGGCGCCGCGTCGCAGGCCGGCCTCTTCTCCACTCTCCTCACGGCCGACGACCCCGAGACGGGCCCTCTCTCCCGTCAACAGCTCCAGGACGAGGCGATCACCCTCCTCACGGGCGCGATCGAGACCACCGGGACGACCCTGGCGTGGACCCTGTACGAGATCAGCCGCAACCCGGGGATCGAGCGGAAGCTGCACGCCGAACTCGACGCCGTCTGCGGCGATCGTCCGCTGCGCCAGGAGGACCTGGGCTCCCTGCCGTACATGCGCAGTGTCCTCAAGGAGGCCATGCGCATGTACGGGCCCGCCTGGCTCGTCACGCGGACCACCACCCGCCCGGTCGTCCTCGACGGAGTCCCGATCCCCGAGGGCGCGGACGTCGTATACAGCCCGTACGTCCACCAGCACGACCCCGAGGTCTATGCGGACCCCGCGGCCTTCGACCCGGGCCGCTGGGAACCCGAGCGCGCCAAGAGCATCAACCGCTCCTCCTTCCTCGCCTTCGGGGACGGCCGGCGCAAGTGCATCGGCGAGGAGTTCGCCTGGACCGAACTCCTCATCGTCCTGGCCACCGTCGTCCAACGCTGGCGGCTGACCCTCACGTCCGCTCCCCCGCGCCCCCAGGCCATCGTCACGGTCAAGCCCGACAAGCTCTCGATGACACCGCAGCCGCGGGTCCCGACGAAGGCCCAGGAACACGAGGAGCAACCCGCTCCCTCCTGA
- the ccrA gene encoding crotonyl-CoA carboxylase/reductase: MDALAEAVVAGAARTELEHLPPPDRFTAAHLRAEDVDSFTGVADKDVRKSIHIGAVPMPELAPNEVLVAVMASGINYNTVWSAMFEPIPTFSFLKHFGRQDRWAARHDQPFHVIGSDASGVVVRAGSGVRRWRVGDHVVVSPVYVDEEDPATHADGMLGNGMLAWGFETNYGGLAHYAVARTSQLLPKPAHLTWEEAASNPLCAGTAYRMLVSERGARMTQGDVVLIWGAAGGLGAYAVQLVRNGGGIAVGVVSSEQKAEYARRLGCHHVINREEIGLSGSEPPADPAVVGKRLGKLIRAATGEDPHIVFEHVGRATFGVSVFVVRRGGAVVTCGSSTGYQHEFDNRYLWMRLKRVIGSHGSNLHEQAAVGRLLDLGHLTPALTETYPLTDTAEAARLVQNNAHLGKVGVLALAPGPGLGVMDPERRERLTGM, encoded by the coding sequence ATGGATGCCCTGGCCGAGGCCGTCGTCGCGGGAGCCGCCCGCACCGAACTGGAGCACCTGCCCCCACCCGACCGCTTCACCGCCGCCCACCTGCGGGCGGAGGACGTCGACAGCTTCACCGGAGTCGCCGACAAGGACGTACGGAAATCCATCCACATCGGCGCCGTGCCGATGCCCGAACTCGCCCCGAACGAGGTGCTGGTGGCCGTCATGGCCAGCGGCATCAACTACAACACCGTCTGGTCGGCGATGTTCGAACCCATCCCGACCTTCAGCTTCCTGAAGCACTTCGGGCGGCAGGACCGCTGGGCGGCCCGGCACGACCAGCCCTTCCACGTCATCGGCTCGGACGCCTCGGGCGTCGTCGTGCGCGCGGGTTCGGGTGTGCGCAGATGGCGGGTCGGCGACCACGTCGTGGTGAGCCCCGTGTACGTCGACGAGGAGGATCCGGCGACCCACGCCGACGGCATGCTGGGCAACGGCATGCTGGCGTGGGGCTTCGAGACCAACTACGGAGGACTGGCCCACTACGCCGTGGCCCGTACCAGCCAACTCCTCCCGAAACCCGCCCACTTGACCTGGGAGGAGGCCGCCTCGAACCCGCTGTGCGCGGGCACGGCGTACCGCATGCTCGTCAGTGAGCGGGGTGCCCGGATGACCCAGGGCGACGTGGTGCTGATCTGGGGAGCGGCGGGCGGCCTCGGCGCGTACGCGGTCCAGCTCGTCCGCAACGGCGGGGGCATAGCCGTCGGCGTCGTCAGCAGCGAGCAGAAGGCGGAGTACGCGCGCCGGCTGGGCTGCCACCACGTGATCAACCGGGAGGAGATCGGGCTCAGCGGCAGCGAGCCGCCCGCCGATCCCGCCGTGGTCGGCAAACGGCTGGGCAAGCTGATCCGGGCCGCGACCGGGGAGGACCCGCACATCGTCTTCGAGCACGTCGGCCGGGCCACCTTCGGCGTCTCCGTCTTCGTCGTCCGCCGCGGCGGGGCGGTGGTGACGTGCGGCTCCAGCACCGGCTACCAGCACGAGTTCGACAACCGGTACCTCTGGATGCGTCTCAAGCGCGTCATCGGCAGCCACGGCTCCAACCTCCACGAACAGGCCGCCGTCGGCCGCCTCCTCGACCTCGGCCACCTCACCCCCGCCCTCACCGAGACCTACCCCCTCACCGACACGGCCGAGGCGGCCCGTCTGGTCCAGAACAACGCCCACCTGGGAAAGGTGGGGGTGCTCGCGCTGGCTCCCGGGCCCGGGCTGGGGGTCATGGACCCCGAGCGCCGGGAGCGGCTCACCGGGATGTGA
- a CDS encoding alpha/beta hydrolase — MTRKRRCAALAVTTALLGTGAVLNAPPTTAAPAAAVAAGATVVAEKWLDARTVDLTVASPAVGASLPVRVVLPAKYAAQPDRTWPVLYLLQGAHDDYTSWTRETDVVDFLAGQDVITVMPSSGPTGIPTDWWNYGSAGAPDYETFQVDELMGVLQQKFRAGTKRAVAGVSTGGYGALAFAARHPGTFTAAASYSGILDTTAFGMPTVLNAIVAREQLLPLTLWGSPLLNRDNWNRHNPSAQAAKLKGTKLYISQGSGLAGGDFDNLEGAVLEGALWSQAHRFTERLDALGIPAQVHFYNGGAHAWPYWRQEFKASWPMLAAGLGLS; from the coding sequence ATGACTCGTAAGCGGAGATGTGCCGCGCTCGCGGTGACGACGGCCCTGCTCGGCACGGGAGCAGTGCTCAACGCCCCACCCACGACGGCCGCTCCCGCCGCCGCGGTGGCTGCGGGCGCCACGGTCGTCGCCGAGAAGTGGCTCGACGCCCGGACCGTCGACCTCACGGTCGCCTCCCCGGCGGTGGGTGCGTCCCTGCCGGTACGGGTGGTCCTGCCGGCCAAGTACGCCGCACAGCCCGACCGCACCTGGCCCGTGCTCTACCTCCTCCAGGGCGCGCACGACGACTACACGTCCTGGACGAGGGAGACGGACGTCGTCGACTTCCTCGCCGGCCAGGACGTCATCACCGTGATGCCGTCGTCCGGCCCCACCGGCATCCCCACCGACTGGTGGAACTACGGAAGTGCCGGCGCGCCGGACTACGAGACGTTCCAGGTCGACGAGCTGATGGGGGTGCTGCAGCAGAAGTTCCGGGCGGGGACGAAACGTGCCGTCGCCGGTGTCTCCACCGGCGGTTACGGCGCCCTGGCCTTCGCCGCCCGGCACCCCGGGACCTTCACCGCTGCCGCCTCGTACAGCGGGATCCTCGACACCACGGCCTTCGGCATGCCCACCGTGCTCAACGCGATCGTCGCCCGGGAGCAGCTGCTGCCGCTGACCCTCTGGGGGAGCCCGCTGCTCAACCGGGACAACTGGAACCGGCACAACCCCTCCGCGCAGGCCGCCAAGCTCAAGGGCACCAAGCTGTACATCTCCCAGGGCAGCGGCCTGGCGGGCGGCGACTTCGACAACCTCGAAGGCGCGGTGCTCGAAGGCGCCCTCTGGTCCCAGGCGCACCGGTTCACCGAACGGCTGGACGCCCTGGGCATCCCGGCCCAGGTGCACTTCTACAACGGCGGAGCACACGCGTGGCCGTACTGGCGACAGGAGTTCAAGGCGTCGTGGCCCATGCTCGCGGCGGGCCTCGGCCTGAGCTGA
- a CDS encoding beta-ketoacyl synthase N-terminal-like domain-containing protein, whose amino-acid sequence MSVSRKEIRALVAGRLQDWYGVSSGQLPDDRPLAEAGLTSRDAVALTADLSELAGRRLPDTLLWEAPTIDSLVRRLGATAPPKGRGELRDQPRRAGTDQTAPIPVAVIGVGARFPGGVTSPATYWQLLTEGRDAVGTLPPRRWDPFVRDPARLPDDVTRHGAFLGGLDDIAGFDAEFFGIPAHEATAMDPQHRMLLEVTREALDHAALCAPALAGTRTGVFVGISGNEYAHLTTADLHAVDAWTATGASMSIAAGRLSYALDLRGPSLSVDTACSSSLVAVHHAVRSLVTGESDTALAAGVNLLLTPAVTLGFQRAGALAPDGRCKAFDASADGIVRGEGCGVVVLKRLADAERDGDRVLAVIHATAVNSDGRSNGLTAPNTEAQCALLTEAHTAPTTVDYVEAHGTGTALGDPIEASALGAVLGRDRPLDQPLLIGSAKTNLGHLEAAAGIAGLIKTVLALHHGEIPAHLHFTRPGPHADLDALGLRVVGSPEPWPRYSGTATAGVSAFGFGGTNAHVVLAEHRPAARAKGLAGRPALLLLDGPTKERVRAYAGELAAWLDTPDSRRVRDADLARTLAGRTGRGRHRAALVTRDRSETLTALGRLAVGDPFPRLVTGEGRPGGPGPMVWVFSGYGSQWPGMGSRLLATEPVFAAAVDRLEAIVCYHAGLSLRAGLRPDADLSTPATVMPVLYGVQVALAELWRSYGLEPDAVIGHSLGEIAAAVVSGALDEATGARIVAVRSRLLDRMTGGAMAVVELPAAEIPLLAREFGTLEVAVHSSPTQSVVTGSAEDVAGLVARVTENGGFARSLGVSGAGHSPEVEPLLPEFAWELGEVRHSAPRCRRYSTALGDPRESVPCDTEYWAANLRNPVRFAEAVRAAAEDGHRVFVEVAPHATQLHPLTDTLRDAGADDALIVPTLRRDTDDALTFRTSLATLLVHGVRVAQPREGLHPEGRIVDVPPPRWRHRRFWAGEEPAGEPPRAAPLDPAAGPLERLRLCVAAVMGYSPERLDPDTPLTDLGLDSLTAVRIRAAVQREFDVEVEPGVLLRRGTLRGVAELLEIRGEAETAGDPGRQATPRDPKERGAPVSSAGDMLVRRVAATRPDAPTSLRAFPGTGPGTPLFLAHAAGGSADVYARLAERLDGDRPVHGFDRQTDPDDVPGRAEEFARRIREAQPKGPWMVGGWSYGGLVAQETVRLLAPHGRVPALVLLDSVLPLPTPLAATDLALRHFRDFAAYVERTYGTALDLPYDELAGLDDAGRIDLVVKVLQDTVDLPDAVLEHQRTSYLDLRSGERHRPGRYAGRTLLYRASETAPHTVHDPRYERGDATLGWDAHCTDLTVVPLPGHHLSLLDPPVVDTLAALLTRDLRDS is encoded by the coding sequence ATGAGCGTGTCGCGCAAGGAGATCCGAGCGCTGGTCGCGGGGCGCCTACAGGACTGGTACGGCGTCAGCTCGGGCCAACTCCCCGACGACAGGCCCCTGGCGGAGGCCGGACTCACCTCCCGGGACGCGGTGGCGCTGACGGCCGACCTGAGCGAACTGGCCGGAAGACGCCTGCCGGACACGCTGCTGTGGGAGGCACCGACAATCGACAGCCTGGTGAGACGACTTGGGGCAACCGCGCCCCCAAAGGGGCGCGGGGAACTGCGCGATCAGCCACGGCGGGCCGGCACCGACCAAACCGCACCGATCCCCGTCGCCGTCATCGGCGTCGGGGCTCGCTTCCCAGGGGGCGTCACGTCTCCCGCCACCTACTGGCAACTCCTCACCGAAGGCCGCGACGCGGTAGGCACACTTCCGCCCCGCCGCTGGGACCCCTTCGTACGGGACCCGGCACGCCTGCCGGACGACGTGACCCGGCACGGCGCCTTCCTCGGCGGTCTCGACGACATCGCCGGCTTCGACGCCGAGTTCTTCGGCATCCCCGCCCACGAGGCGACCGCCATGGACCCCCAGCACCGCATGCTCCTCGAAGTCACCCGGGAGGCCCTCGACCACGCGGCGCTCTGCGCGCCCGCGCTCGCGGGCACCCGCACCGGTGTCTTCGTGGGCATCAGCGGCAACGAGTACGCGCACCTCACGACCGCCGACCTGCACGCCGTGGACGCCTGGACGGCCACCGGCGCGTCCATGAGCATCGCCGCGGGCCGCCTGTCGTACGCCCTCGACCTGCGCGGCCCCAGCCTGTCCGTGGACACGGCCTGTTCGTCGTCGCTGGTCGCGGTGCACCACGCCGTACGCAGCCTGGTGACGGGCGAGAGCGACACGGCACTCGCCGCCGGCGTGAACCTGCTCCTGACCCCCGCCGTCACCCTCGGCTTCCAGCGCGCGGGCGCCCTCGCCCCGGACGGCCGCTGCAAGGCCTTCGACGCCTCGGCCGACGGGATCGTACGCGGCGAGGGCTGCGGAGTCGTCGTACTGAAACGGCTCGCGGACGCCGAACGCGACGGCGACCGCGTCCTGGCGGTGATCCACGCGACGGCCGTGAACTCCGACGGCCGCTCCAACGGGCTGACGGCCCCCAACACCGAGGCCCAGTGCGCCCTCCTCACCGAGGCGCACACCGCCCCGACGACCGTGGACTACGTGGAGGCGCACGGCACGGGAACCGCCCTCGGCGACCCCATCGAGGCGAGCGCCCTCGGCGCCGTACTCGGCCGCGACCGCCCCCTGGACCAGCCCCTCCTGATCGGCTCCGCCAAGACGAACCTCGGCCACCTGGAAGCGGCCGCCGGAATCGCGGGCCTGATCAAGACCGTGCTCGCCCTGCACCACGGCGAGATCCCCGCCCACCTGCACTTCACCCGCCCGGGCCCGCACGCCGACCTCGACGCGCTCGGCCTGCGCGTGGTCGGCTCGCCCGAACCCTGGCCCCGCTACTCGGGCACGGCGACCGCGGGTGTCTCGGCCTTCGGCTTCGGCGGTACGAACGCCCACGTCGTCCTCGCCGAACACCGCCCGGCCGCCCGGGCGAAGGGTCTCGCCGGGCGCCCCGCGCTGCTCCTGCTCGACGGGCCGACCAAGGAGCGTGTACGCGCCTACGCAGGTGAGCTGGCCGCCTGGCTGGACACCCCCGACAGCCGGCGCGTACGCGACGCCGACCTCGCCCGCACCCTCGCGGGGCGCACCGGCCGTGGCCGCCATCGCGCGGCTCTGGTGACCCGGGACCGCAGCGAGACCCTCACCGCACTCGGCCGCCTCGCGGTGGGCGACCCCTTCCCGCGGCTGGTCACGGGGGAAGGAAGGCCGGGCGGACCCGGACCGATGGTGTGGGTCTTCTCCGGCTACGGCTCGCAGTGGCCCGGCATGGGCAGCCGACTCCTCGCGACGGAACCGGTGTTCGCGGCCGCCGTCGACCGACTGGAAGCCATCGTGTGCTACCACGCGGGCCTCTCCCTGCGCGCCGGACTCCGACCCGACGCCGACCTCTCGACCCCCGCCACTGTCATGCCCGTGCTCTACGGCGTCCAGGTCGCCCTCGCCGAACTGTGGCGTTCGTACGGCCTCGAACCCGACGCCGTCATCGGCCACTCCCTGGGCGAGATCGCGGCGGCGGTCGTGTCGGGCGCGCTGGACGAGGCCACCGGCGCCCGGATCGTCGCCGTGCGCTCCCGGCTGCTGGACCGGATGACCGGCGGAGCCATGGCGGTCGTGGAACTACCGGCGGCCGAAATCCCCCTGCTGGCAAGGGAGTTCGGCACGCTGGAAGTGGCCGTGCACTCCTCGCCCACGCAGAGCGTGGTCACGGGCTCGGCCGAGGACGTGGCCGGGCTGGTCGCCCGGGTGACCGAGAACGGTGGCTTCGCCCGTTCTCTGGGCGTGTCGGGAGCGGGCCACTCGCCCGAAGTCGAGCCGCTGCTACCGGAGTTCGCGTGGGAGCTGGGCGAGGTCCGGCACTCCGCACCCCGTTGCCGCCGCTACTCCACCGCGCTCGGTGATCCCCGCGAGAGCGTGCCCTGTGACACGGAGTACTGGGCGGCCAACCTGCGCAACCCCGTCCGCTTCGCGGAGGCGGTGCGTGCCGCCGCCGAGGACGGACACCGAGTCTTCGTCGAAGTCGCACCGCACGCCACGCAGTTGCACCCACTGACAGACACCTTGCGCGACGCAGGCGCCGACGACGCGCTGATCGTGCCCACGCTGCGTCGCGACACCGATGACGCGCTCACCTTCCGAACCTCGCTGGCCACACTGCTCGTCCACGGCGTACGGGTGGCCCAGCCGCGGGAGGGCCTGCATCCCGAGGGCCGCATCGTGGACGTCCCACCGCCCCGCTGGCGGCACCGCCGCTTCTGGGCGGGGGAGGAGCCGGCCGGGGAACCGCCCCGGGCGGCGCCTCTCGACCCGGCCGCCGGTCCGCTCGAACGGCTTCGGCTGTGCGTGGCCGCAGTCATGGGCTACAGCCCCGAACGCCTCGACCCCGACACCCCGTTGACCGACCTCGGGCTGGACTCCCTCACGGCCGTGCGGATACGGGCCGCGGTGCAGCGGGAGTTCGACGTCGAGGTGGAGCCGGGGGTGCTGCTCAGGCGGGGGACGCTGAGGGGAGTGGCCGAGCTGCTGGAGATCCGGGGAGAAGCGGAGACGGCCGGCGACCCGGGACGGCAGGCGACGCCCCGCGATCCGAAAGAGCGGGGGGCGCCGGTGAGTTCGGCCGGCGACATGCTCGTACGAAGAGTGGCCGCGACTCGGCCGGACGCCCCGACCTCGCTCCGGGCGTTCCCAGGAACCGGCCCCGGCACCCCCCTCTTCCTGGCCCATGCCGCGGGCGGATCCGCCGATGTGTACGCCCGACTGGCCGAGCGCCTCGACGGCGACCGCCCGGTGCACGGCTTCGACCGGCAGACCGACCCCGACGACGTGCCGGGACGGGCCGAGGAGTTCGCCCGGAGAATACGGGAAGCGCAGCCCAAGGGGCCCTGGATGGTGGGCGGTTGGTCGTACGGCGGTCTGGTCGCCCAGGAGACGGTCCGGCTTCTCGCCCCGCACGGCAGAGTCCCCGCCCTGGTCCTGCTCGACTCGGTGCTTCCCCTGCCCACCCCCCTTGCCGCGACCGACCTGGCCCTGCGTCACTTCCGGGACTTCGCCGCGTACGTGGAGCGCACCTACGGAACCGCGCTCGACCTGCCGTACGACGAACTCGCCGGGCTCGACGACGCGGGACGGATCGACCTCGTCGTCAAGGTGCTGCAGGACACCGTCGACCTGCCGGATGCGGTCCTCGAACATCAGCGGACCTCCTACCTGGATCTGCGCAGCGGCGAGCGTCACCGGCCCGGCAGATACGCGGGCCGAACCCTGCTCTACCGGGCGAGCGAGACCGCCCCGCACACCGTCCACGACCCCCGTTACGAACGCGGCGACGCGACGCTCGGCTGGGACGCGCACTGCACCGACCTGACCGTCGTCCCGTTGCCCGGCCACCATCTGTCGCTCCTCGACCCCCCGGTCGTCGACACGCTGGCCGCACTGCTGACACGCGATCTGCGGGACTCCTGA